The Leptospira brenneri genome includes a window with the following:
- a CDS encoding M24 family metallopeptidase, with product MPLTNERGLLSKLSAKFSKLSSESIRIPTAEQKSGFLKAQRLAYDCVTTIEKEMRPGWTEKQTAKRMDEYLRDHGVKIFLHRPFAWFGEHARFDGYKRFTQFHPGKKILKEEESFILDVSPVLDGYIGDIGYSSSLIKNSELDQGMEYLLQLRKEIPKYFNSSMTASEIWWKIDADSKKAGYDNVHSLYPFAVLGHRVYKVNLPKLPLPILPISFASWFSLQGSYEFLTHKILPELLTPDHEGDKVGLWAVEPHLGRGKTGFKFEEILVVEKDKAYWLDDEVPHVKKYQN from the coding sequence ATGCCCTTAACAAACGAAAGAGGATTGTTATCAAAACTATCTGCCAAATTTTCGAAACTTAGTTCTGAATCCATTCGAATTCCCACTGCAGAACAAAAATCAGGATTTTTAAAAGCTCAAAGACTTGCATACGATTGTGTTACTACAATAGAAAAAGAAATGCGACCTGGTTGGACAGAAAAACAAACGGCAAAACGTATGGATGAATATTTACGAGACCATGGTGTAAAGATTTTTTTACATAGGCCTTTCGCCTGGTTTGGTGAACATGCAAGGTTTGATGGATACAAACGTTTTACTCAATTCCATCCAGGTAAAAAAATACTAAAAGAAGAAGAATCATTTATTCTAGATGTATCGCCAGTGTTAGATGGTTATATTGGAGATATAGGTTACTCCTCTTCACTAATCAAAAACTCCGAACTTGACCAAGGGATGGAATATTTATTACAACTTCGAAAAGAAATCCCTAAATACTTTAATTCATCGATGACAGCTTCTGAGATTTGGTGGAAAATTGATGCCGATTCTAAAAAAGCAGGATATGATAATGTACACTCTTTGTATCCATTTGCAGTGCTCGGTCATCGAGTATATAAAGTAAACCTTCCCAAACTACCTCTTCCCATTCTACCAATTAGTTTTGCAAGTTGGTTTAGTTTACAAGGCTCTTATGAATTTTTGACACATAAAATTTTACCAGAGTTACTCACACCTGACCATGAAGGAGATAAGGTTGGTTTATGGGCCGTGGAACCACATCTAGGTAGAGGGAAAACTGGATTTAAGTTTGAAGAAATCCTTGTTGTCGAAAAAGACAAAGCTTACTGGCTCGACGACGAAGTTCCTCATGTAAAAAAATACCAAAACTAG
- a CDS encoding helix-turn-helix transcriptional regulator: MEFENKSILYLWNSRVMFATNQMQTDFHAHYAATLAISLEKDITIETELGRENYRVALVGSNTHHRTISPGVEMIALLIDPETYEFGSISKYIASGEVKRLDIQNFLPLINSLWSLYYGDLNNDEATKLQLDLLRTVYPFERLETNIDPRIQKIAQKIRMEVPDSIRMNEIGKDFSISEDRLIRLFKEKLGIPLRRYLLWVRILRAVKELKAGNNLTEAAHAAGFSDSAHFSRTFKENFGFIPSLFFGHLKTAEVRFCEPDESPQ; this comes from the coding sequence ATGGAGTTTGAAAACAAAAGCATACTTTATTTATGGAACAGTCGTGTGATGTTTGCAACGAACCAAATGCAAACTGATTTTCATGCACATTATGCTGCTACACTCGCCATTTCATTAGAAAAAGATATCACAATAGAAACTGAATTAGGGAGAGAAAACTACCGAGTTGCTTTAGTCGGATCCAATACTCATCATAGAACCATTTCTCCAGGAGTGGAGATGATAGCTCTACTCATTGATCCAGAAACTTATGAATTTGGATCTATCTCTAAATACATTGCTTCGGGTGAAGTCAAACGACTCGACATCCAAAATTTTTTACCTTTAATCAATTCCCTTTGGTCTCTTTATTACGGTGATCTAAATAACGATGAAGCCACCAAACTTCAATTAGATTTACTTCGTACGGTTTACCCATTTGAAAGGTTGGAAACCAATATAGATCCAAGAATTCAAAAAATTGCACAAAAAATTAGAATGGAAGTTCCCGATAGCATCCGGATGAATGAAATTGGAAAAGATTTTTCCATTTCAGAAGACAGATTGATTCGTTTGTTTAAGGAAAAGCTAGGGATCCCATTACGAAGATATTTGTTATGGGTGAGAATTTTACGTGCAGTCAAAGAATTAAAAGCAGGTAACAATCTTACGGAAGCTGCACATGCTGCTGGATTTTCCGACTCGGCCCATTTTTCCAGAACCTTTAAAGAAAATTTTGGATTCATTCCTTCTTTATTCTTTGGGCATCTCAAAACAGCAGAAGTTCGATTTTGCGAACCAGATGAAAGTCCTCAATAA
- a CDS encoding iron chaperone, whose protein sequence is MKSTKTPNSMDEYIENFPKDVQTILQKIRNTIQKEAPDATETISYGIPTFVQNGSLVHFAAYAKHIGFYALPSGNIAFQKEISKYKFGKGSIQFPLNEPIPYVLIKKIVKFRIAENLEKTKKKVQKKKTTHTPKKISKKS, encoded by the coding sequence ATGAAATCGACAAAAACTCCGAATTCAATGGATGAGTATATAGAAAACTTTCCAAAGGATGTTCAAACCATCCTTCAGAAAATTCGAAATACGATTCAAAAAGAAGCACCAGACGCAACAGAAACAATAAGTTATGGAATTCCTACATTTGTGCAAAATGGAAGTTTAGTACATTTTGCAGCATACGCAAAACATATCGGTTTTTATGCTCTTCCTTCTGGAAACATTGCCTTCCAAAAAGAAATTTCAAAATATAAATTTGGAAAAGGTTCCATTCAATTTCCTTTAAACGAACCGATTCCCTATGTTTTAATCAAAAAAATTGTTAAATTTCGAATTGCGGAAAATTTAGAAAAAACAAAGAAAAAAGTTCAAAAAAAAAAGACTACACATACCCCAAAAAAAATCTCGAAAAAATCATGA
- a CDS encoding MATE family efflux transporter, which translates to MTGASLWNDLKKALAGSEEDYTEVSIRKALFLLSVPMVLELVLESVFAVVDIYFVSALGASAVATVGLTETYLFLLYSVAMGLSFSVTAIVARRIGEKEKDKAGIAAVQSIWIAIFASIPFAIAGIFFSKELLILMGGDEWVITEGYHYMQWMLGGNIVIVLLFLINAVFRGAGDAAISMRVLWISNGLNIILDPIFIFGWGPIPAYGITGAAIATNLGRGIGVLFQLWLLFQGGKHIKILKSHLKIEWETIQGLLKTSLGGIGQMIVGMTSWIFIMRILSEFGSQTVAGATIAMRTMMFTLMPSWGMSNAVATLVGQNLGAGKPERAEQSVWFTGFCNMGYLIFVAIVYYFYGENLIAIFSEDKEVIRIGGEWLQIVSYSYFIYAWWMAAGQAFNGAGDTITPTKINVVFFWIIQIPLAYVLGKYLAFGPSGVFWAIMISESSVGVFTLWLFTKGSWKQAKV; encoded by the coding sequence ATGACAGGTGCTAGTTTGTGGAATGATTTAAAAAAAGCTCTCGCTGGTTCAGAGGAAGATTACACAGAAGTCAGTATTCGTAAGGCATTATTCCTACTCTCTGTTCCGATGGTATTGGAACTTGTTTTAGAGTCTGTTTTTGCCGTTGTGGATATTTATTTTGTAAGTGCTTTAGGTGCTTCTGCCGTTGCCACCGTGGGTCTTACAGAAACTTATTTATTTCTTCTTTATTCGGTCGCGATGGGTTTATCTTTTTCGGTAACTGCCATAGTTGCCAGAAGGATCGGAGAAAAAGAAAAAGATAAAGCAGGAATTGCAGCGGTTCAATCCATTTGGATCGCTATCTTTGCTTCCATTCCTTTTGCCATTGCTGGAATATTTTTCTCCAAGGAACTTTTGATCCTTATGGGTGGAGACGAATGGGTGATCACCGAAGGATACCATTATATGCAATGGATGTTAGGTGGTAACATAGTAATTGTTCTTCTTTTCCTAATCAATGCAGTGTTCAGAGGTGCGGGAGATGCTGCGATTTCCATGAGAGTATTGTGGATTTCAAATGGATTAAACATCATTTTAGATCCTATTTTCATTTTTGGATGGGGACCAATTCCTGCTTATGGAATCACAGGTGCAGCGATTGCAACAAACCTAGGACGTGGAATCGGTGTATTGTTTCAATTATGGTTACTTTTCCAGGGCGGAAAACACATAAAAATCCTTAAATCACATTTGAAAATTGAATGGGAAACGATTCAAGGTTTATTAAAAACTTCTCTTGGTGGAATCGGCCAAATGATTGTGGGAATGACATCTTGGATTTTTATCATGAGAATCCTTTCTGAATTCGGTAGTCAAACTGTGGCCGGTGCCACCATAGCAATGAGAACCATGATGTTTACCTTGATGCCTTCTTGGGGAATGTCGAATGCCGTTGCCACTTTAGTCGGTCAAAACCTGGGAGCGGGAAAACCAGAACGTGCAGAACAATCTGTATGGTTTACTGGCTTCTGTAACATGGGTTATTTGATCTTCGTTGCCATTGTTTACTATTTCTATGGCGAAAACTTAATTGCAATCTTTAGCGAAGATAAAGAAGTCATTCGGATCGGTGGAGAATGGTTACAAATTGTATCTTATTCTTATTTTATCTATGCTTGGTGGATGGCGGCAGGTCAGGCCTTTAATGGAGCTGGCGATACAATCACCCCTACAAAAATCAATGTGGTTTTCTTTTGGATCATTCAAATTCCACTAGCTTATGTATTAGGAAAATACTTAGCATTTGGACCCAGTGGAGTTTTTTGGGCAATCATGATTTCTGAGTCCTCTGTAGGTGTTTTTACACTTTGGTTATTTACAAAAGGAAGTTGGAAACAAGCAAAGGTTTAA
- a CDS encoding SRPBCC family protein: MFKSESVLTLEEKIVRIERMFDAPIQLVWEVWTNPLHISKWWGPNGFTNPTVEFDFKVGGSYRIVMRSPEGVNYPVIGKFLEITPLQSFVISDLVDEHPDEWVNEIQKLTGPISSRELLNSKLRVLFEEIDGKTKVILITEFANNQIRDGFAKSGMKESWSESFEKLDENALPKPNEIYIEKILNHPQELVFNAFADSDSIGEWWGPNGFKTTTQSKDFRVGGKWIFNMLGPDGTNYPNLIEYKEIRKFDYMEYSHGSGDKNKKDDFLVKVFLIALETNRTIIKMQMTFSDTNVRNAKLGIGAIEGGKETLSRLNLYLDKKNKS; the protein is encoded by the coding sequence ATGTTTAAATCAGAATCAGTTCTTACATTAGAAGAAAAAATAGTTCGTATTGAACGGATGTTTGATGCTCCCATTCAACTCGTTTGGGAAGTATGGACAAACCCTTTGCATATTTCAAAATGGTGGGGACCCAACGGATTCACAAATCCTACTGTTGAATTTGATTTTAAAGTAGGAGGATCGTACAGAATTGTTATGCGATCTCCTGAAGGAGTAAACTATCCAGTCATTGGAAAATTTTTAGAAATCACCCCTTTGCAAAGTTTTGTAATCAGTGATTTAGTTGATGAACATCCTGACGAATGGGTAAATGAAATTCAAAAACTAACAGGGCCTATCAGTAGTCGAGAACTCTTAAATTCAAAATTGAGAGTATTATTTGAAGAAATTGATGGGAAAACAAAAGTAATTCTCATAACTGAATTTGCAAACAATCAAATTCGTGATGGTTTCGCAAAATCAGGAATGAAAGAAAGTTGGTCAGAAAGTTTTGAAAAATTAGATGAGAATGCTCTTCCCAAACCTAACGAAATTTATATAGAAAAAATCTTAAACCACCCACAAGAATTAGTTTTCAACGCATTTGCAGATTCAGACTCCATTGGAGAGTGGTGGGGACCCAACGGATTCAAAACAACTACACAATCAAAAGACTTTCGAGTTGGTGGAAAATGGATTTTTAATATGCTCGGGCCAGATGGTACAAATTATCCAAACCTCATAGAATACAAAGAAATCAGAAAATTCGATTATATGGAATACTCACATGGATCGGGTGACAAAAATAAAAAAGATGATTTTTTAGTGAAGGTGTTTCTAATAGCCCTCGAAACGAACCGGACAATCATTAAGATGCAAATGACTTTTTCTGATACAAACGTTCGAAATGCAAAGTTGGGTATTGGAGCCATAGAAGGTGGCAAAGAAACACTTTCAAGACTCAATCTATATCTAGATAAGAAGAATAAATCTTAG
- a CDS encoding ArsR/SmtB family transcription factor, translated as MVKLKDPEETLNATFQALADPTRRKILMQLVSGEATVLELAEPFQMSLPGISKHLKVLEKAGLIEKGKSAQFRPCRLKVEALQEANEWLEQYKKIWEERLDRLDAYLIELQKSKGKN; from the coding sequence ATGGTTAAACTAAAAGATCCAGAAGAAACCCTGAATGCGACATTCCAGGCGCTGGCGGATCCAACACGCCGAAAGATCCTAATGCAATTAGTATCTGGGGAAGCAACAGTTCTAGAATTAGCCGAACCCTTCCAGATGAGTTTACCAGGAATCTCCAAACACTTGAAGGTGCTGGAAAAAGCCGGATTAATCGAAAAAGGGAAGTCAGCTCAATTTCGACCTTGTCGATTGAAAGTAGAAGCTCTTCAAGAAGCCAATGAATGGTTGGAACAATACAAAAAAATTTGGGAAGAACGATTAGATCGTTTAGATGCTTATTTAATAGAATTACAAAAATCAAAAGGGAAAAACTAA
- a CDS encoding TonB family protein has protein sequence MVKFLLILLFLSSGCTLQKKSKTIQVELLTNAADLGNIEILKNELRLDPDIIDMKNEFGFTALMVAAQTGNLEIAKELIQRKANLNLVSNNNLNSLLYAALYGHKDILNLLIENNAIDNLKVNERNALSLYTYLYETDSDSTNDNYEDYVIADTPPIPVIEINVKKFHPEVGKWPRTNKVVVLYVEINEKGILKSAKVVSGSDPIYNNPALEIIKRIRFLPAYNNGVAVKARYRFPILFD, from the coding sequence ATGGTCAAGTTTTTATTAATCCTTCTGTTTCTATCTTCTGGATGCACATTACAGAAAAAAAGTAAAACTATTCAAGTTGAATTACTAACTAATGCAGCCGATCTCGGAAATATTGAAATCTTAAAAAATGAACTACGCCTTGATCCCGATATCATAGATATGAAAAATGAATTTGGATTCACTGCTCTGATGGTTGCTGCACAAACAGGAAATCTTGAAATAGCAAAGGAGCTCATTCAAAGAAAAGCTAATTTGAATTTAGTTTCCAATAATAATTTAAATTCGCTTTTATATGCTGCACTTTATGGACACAAAGACATTTTGAATCTCCTTATTGAAAATAATGCGATTGATAACTTAAAAGTGAACGAACGAAATGCTCTAAGCTTATATACGTATCTATACGAAACTGATTCAGATTCTACAAATGATAATTACGAAGATTATGTCATAGCAGATACACCACCAATCCCCGTTATTGAAATTAACGTTAAAAAATTTCATCCTGAAGTGGGAAAATGGCCAAGAACTAATAAGGTTGTTGTTCTTTATGTGGAAATTAATGAAAAAGGAATTCTAAAGTCGGCGAAAGTTGTCTCTGGATCTGATCCAATTTATAACAATCCTGCCTTAGAAATTATAAAGAGAATCAGATTTCTACCTGCATACAATAATGGTGTTGCCGTAAAAGCAAGGTATAGATTTCCAATTCTATTTGATTGA
- a CDS encoding (2Fe-2S) ferredoxin domain-containing protein translates to MFYEKHVFVCENQRAPGERVSCGNQGSIELLKLLKQKAAKAGIQYKFRVQKSGCLDRCELGPIQVSYPEGKWFAMKTEADVETILEFYLKSNQPEKYSHLVVADDAVAEEEEE, encoded by the coding sequence ATGTTTTACGAAAAACATGTTTTTGTCTGCGAAAACCAAAGGGCACCCGGCGAACGGGTGTCTTGCGGGAATCAAGGTTCTATCGAACTTCTAAAACTTCTCAAACAAAAAGCAGCAAAGGCCGGAATCCAATATAAATTCAGAGTCCAAAAATCTGGTTGTTTGGATCGTTGTGAACTTGGTCCCATCCAAGTATCTTACCCCGAGGGGAAATGGTTTGCCATGAAAACCGAAGCCGATGTGGAAACCATTTTAGAATTTTATTTAAAATCGAACCAACCAGAAAAATACAGTCACTTAGTTGTTGCAGATGATGCAGTAGCAGAAGAAGAAGAAGAATAA
- the gcvP gene encoding aminomethyl-transferring glycine dehydrogenase: MSSVKPTSPLHSPYEETLEPSDTFLRRHVGVTDETVSSMLSTIGYKELDDLINDAVPENIRLRKELNLPSPVGEFVLQKELKKIVSKNKIYRSYLGLGYYSCITPAVIQRNILENPGWYTAYTPYQAEIAQGRMEALINFQTMITDLTGMEIANASLLDEGTAAAEAMNMLFSLKEDTQGKSFFVSQSVHPQTLDVIRTRAIPLGINIVVGSFKKMVPSNDFFGAIVQYPSTDGTIYDFSEFIESLHKVGAKTVVAADLLALTILKAPGEMNADVVVGSTQRFGLPLGFGGPHAGYFATKEEYKRNMPGRLIGVSKDSQGKPGYRLSLQTREQHIRRDKATSNICTAQVLLAVLSSMYAVYHGPKGLKQIASRVHRMTTILATGLEKLGYKIISNPYFDTIRVELSKISSAEIIHYAEEREINIRQVSGHVISISLDETTNLKDIKDLLEIFNENKSLHFELEDLTKKEEWKIPELLERKSQYLTHPVFNSFHTETEMLRYIRRLESKDLSLTTSMIALGSCTMKLNASTEMYPVTWPELSNIHPFVPENQTEGYRTLFSQLEKWLCEITGFAEVSLQPNAGSQGEYAGLLAIRNYHQSRNDMHRDICLIPISAHGTNPASAVMAGFKVVPVNCDSNGNIDVDDLKKKAIEYKSSLGALMVTYPSTHGVFEASIKEICQTIHDNGGQVYMDGANMNAQVGLTRPGDIGADVCHLNLHKTFCIPHGGGGPGVGPIGVAEHLAPFLPGHSLVENGSNNSQWAVSAAPWGSASIIVISWAYIAMLGFEGLQFATKIAILNANYIAKKLESSFPVLYRGNKGLVAHECILDMRGFKKGSAVEVEDIAKRLIDYGFHSPTMSFPVPGTLMVEPTESESKEELDRFIDSMLAIAGEIKDIESGVLSKEDNPLKNSPHTADMVISDSWNHSYPRERAAYPLPWLRTRKFWPSVGRVDNVYGDRNLVCSCIPMEDYAV; this comes from the coding sequence GTGAGTTCTGTAAAACCTACATCACCTCTCCATTCCCCTTACGAAGAAACATTAGAACCAAGTGATACCTTCCTCCGTCGCCATGTCGGTGTGACAGATGAAACAGTTTCTTCGATGCTTAGCACAATTGGCTATAAGGAATTGGATGATCTGATTAATGATGCAGTTCCGGAAAACATTCGTTTAAGAAAGGAACTCAATTTACCAAGTCCCGTTGGTGAATTTGTTTTACAGAAAGAACTAAAGAAAATAGTTTCTAAAAATAAAATCTACAGGTCGTACTTAGGTTTAGGTTATTACTCTTGTATCACTCCCGCTGTGATCCAAAGAAATATTTTAGAAAATCCAGGTTGGTACACTGCTTACACTCCATACCAAGCAGAAATTGCACAAGGCCGAATGGAAGCTCTCATCAACTTCCAAACCATGATCACTGATCTCACTGGGATGGAGATTGCCAACGCTTCTCTACTTGATGAAGGAACAGCAGCCGCGGAAGCGATGAATATGCTTTTCTCTTTAAAAGAGGATACACAAGGAAAATCATTTTTCGTATCTCAATCGGTGCATCCACAAACTTTAGATGTGATCCGCACTCGTGCGATTCCACTTGGGATCAACATTGTTGTTGGATCTTTTAAAAAGATGGTTCCTTCTAATGATTTTTTTGGAGCCATTGTCCAATACCCGTCTACTGATGGAACCATTTACGACTTCAGTGAATTTATTGAAAGTTTGCACAAGGTGGGCGCGAAAACTGTTGTCGCTGCTGATCTTTTAGCACTTACCATTTTGAAAGCTCCTGGTGAAATGAATGCAGATGTTGTTGTAGGAAGTACACAACGATTTGGATTGCCACTCGGATTTGGTGGGCCCCATGCAGGATACTTTGCCACCAAAGAAGAATACAAACGAAATATGCCTGGTCGTCTCATTGGAGTTTCAAAAGACTCTCAAGGAAAACCTGGTTACCGCCTAAGCCTCCAAACACGAGAACAACACATCCGTCGAGACAAAGCGACTTCTAACATTTGTACAGCACAAGTTTTACTTGCTGTATTATCTTCTATGTATGCCGTTTACCACGGGCCTAAAGGTTTAAAACAAATTGCATCACGAGTCCATCGTATGACAACGATCCTTGCCACTGGTCTTGAAAAACTTGGATACAAAATCATTTCCAATCCCTACTTTGATACCATTCGTGTGGAACTTTCTAAAATTTCTTCTGCAGAGATCATCCACTATGCGGAAGAAAGAGAAATCAATATCAGACAGGTTTCTGGTCACGTGATCAGCATCTCTTTAGATGAAACAACAAATCTAAAAGATATCAAAGACCTTTTGGAAATATTTAACGAAAACAAATCCCTCCATTTTGAATTAGAAGATCTAACCAAAAAAGAGGAATGGAAAATCCCTGAATTGTTGGAAAGAAAATCCCAATATCTAACTCATCCTGTCTTTAATAGTTTCCATACAGAAACAGAGATGTTACGATACATTCGTAGACTCGAATCCAAAGATTTATCACTTACCACTTCTATGATTGCTCTTGGGTCTTGTACCATGAAACTCAATGCGTCTACGGAAATGTATCCTGTGACTTGGCCGGAATTATCGAATATCCATCCATTTGTTCCAGAAAATCAAACGGAAGGATACAGAACTCTTTTTAGCCAATTAGAAAAATGGCTTTGTGAAATCACTGGATTTGCGGAAGTATCTCTCCAACCTAACGCTGGTTCGCAAGGCGAGTATGCAGGTTTACTTGCAATTCGTAACTACCACCAAAGTCGTAACGATATGCATAGAGACATTTGTCTCATTCCTATTTCTGCACACGGAACCAATCCTGCATCCGCAGTGATGGCTGGATTCAAAGTGGTTCCTGTGAATTGTGATTCCAATGGTAACATTGATGTAGATGATCTTAAGAAAAAAGCAATCGAATACAAAAGTAGTTTAGGTGCCCTTATGGTAACCTATCCTTCCACTCACGGTGTGTTCGAAGCATCCATCAAAGAAATTTGCCAAACCATTCATGATAATGGTGGGCAAGTGTATATGGATGGAGCCAATATGAACGCACAGGTCGGACTCACTAGACCTGGTGATATTGGTGCAGATGTTTGCCATTTAAACCTTCATAAAACTTTTTGTATCCCTCACGGTGGTGGTGGGCCTGGTGTTGGGCCAATTGGAGTTGCCGAACACTTAGCACCTTTCCTTCCAGGACATAGCCTTGTGGAAAATGGATCGAATAACAGCCAATGGGCGGTATCTGCTGCTCCTTGGGGATCCGCATCTATCATTGTGATCTCTTGGGCTTACATTGCAATGCTTGGATTTGAAGGATTACAATTTGCAACTAAGATTGCAATCCTCAATGCCAACTATATCGCTAAAAAATTAGAATCTTCATTTCCGGTTTTATATCGCGGTAACAAAGGCCTTGTGGCTCACGAATGTATTTTGGATATGCGTGGATTCAAAAAAGGTAGCGCTGTGGAAGTGGAAGATATCGCCAAACGTCTGATTGACTACGGTTTCCATTCACCCACCATGTCTTTTCCTGTTCCAGGAACTCTAATGGTCGAACCAACAGAATCTGAATCGAAAGAAGAACTCGACAGATTCATTGATTCCATGTTAGCCATTGCCGGTGAAATCAAAGATATCGAGTCGGGAGTTCTTTCCAAAGAAGACAATCCTCTTAAAAATTCTCCGCACACGGCAGACATGGTCATCAGCGACTCTTGGAACCATTCTTATCCAAGAGAACGAGCAGCTTACCCTCTTCCTTGGTTACGCACACGTAAGTTCTGGCCAAGTGTAGGTCGCGTGGACAATGTGTACGGAGATCGTAACCTAGTTTGTTCTTGTATTCCCATGGAAGACTACGCCGTTTAG
- the gcvH gene encoding glycine cleavage system protein GcvH, with the protein MADTQAKEGYYYTEKHEWVKVEGDVALIGITDFAQNALGDIVFIDLPKPGKQIKAKDSLGTIESVKAAEDLYSPISGEVVETNANLGSNPGAVNAEPFDTWMVKLKNIQTSELGSLLSAAQYKEYVSKLD; encoded by the coding sequence ATGGCAGATACACAAGCAAAAGAAGGATATTATTATACCGAAAAACATGAATGGGTCAAAGTAGAAGGTGATGTGGCTCTCATTGGAATCACTGACTTTGCACAAAATGCACTTGGTGATATCGTTTTCATCGACTTACCAAAACCAGGAAAACAAATCAAAGCCAAAGACAGTCTGGGAACCATTGAATCAGTAAAAGCGGCAGAAGATTTATATTCTCCCATTTCTGGCGAAGTAGTAGAAACAAATGCAAACCTTGGTTCTAATCCCGGAGCAGTGAATGCAGAACCGTTTGATACTTGGATGGTAAAATTAAAAAACATCCAAACTTCCGAACTCGGAAGCCTACTGTCAGCAGCACAATATAAAGAATACGTATCTAAATTAGATTAA